One window from the genome of Leucobacter aridicollis encodes:
- a CDS encoding glycosyltransferase, with protein sequence MTISPPPAELHNPTVSVVIPMHNEARIIARCLRALAGQSEPADEIIVVDNACTDGSDRIAARFPGVRVVTEPRQGVTFARTAGFDAARSEVIARIDADTVVPPTWIARIRDDFRDPTLDGQGGGAAIAELSPGPRLWFAWWYRGFRLWHQRSIGVRPMLYGFNSAFRRRAWLEARQLVGHGDDLVSEDVDVTIALLRTGHRLRYAPDLIVQARLFRSIDGKKLSRYYETDSMTLARHRYGNQRRWAGRAT encoded by the coding sequence GTGACGATTTCCCCGCCTCCGGCCGAACTGCACAACCCGACAGTCTCAGTCGTGATCCCTATGCACAACGAGGCCAGAATCATCGCCCGCTGTCTCCGGGCGCTCGCCGGGCAGAGCGAACCAGCCGACGAAATCATCGTTGTCGACAACGCATGCACCGATGGGAGTGACAGGATCGCGGCGCGATTCCCCGGGGTGCGCGTCGTGACTGAGCCCAGGCAGGGAGTGACGTTTGCGCGAACCGCCGGATTCGACGCTGCGCGCTCAGAGGTCATCGCCCGGATCGACGCCGACACCGTCGTGCCGCCAACATGGATCGCGCGCATCCGCGACGACTTTCGCGATCCCACACTCGATGGGCAGGGCGGTGGCGCCGCTATCGCGGAGCTCTCCCCCGGACCACGGCTCTGGTTCGCGTGGTGGTATCGGGGATTTCGGTTGTGGCACCAGCGCAGCATCGGGGTGCGCCCCATGCTGTATGGATTCAACAGCGCGTTTCGTCGGCGGGCCTGGCTCGAGGCCCGCCAGCTCGTCGGGCACGGTGACGACCTGGTGAGCGAAGACGTTGATGTGACGATCGCGTTGCTGCGCACCGGGCACCGGCTGCGGTACGCTCCTGACCTCATCGTGCAGGCGCGCCTGTTTCGCTCGATCGATGGGAAAAAGCTGAGTCGGTACTACGAAACAGACAGCATGACGCTCGCACGGCACCGCTACGGGAACCAGAGGAGATGGGCGGGCCGCGCAACGTGA